In the genome of Leptospira kanakyensis, one region contains:
- a CDS encoding DUF1538 domain-containing protein: MARNEKEESIHIGFKETLALILPYFRKKLWEQTKSVVWVVSYLILFQLIVLRIPIKEAGIISLGIFAVILGLTFFMEGLYLGIMPLGETIGLRLPQKANLLTIMVFCLFVGIVATLAEPAISVLKQSGSAVNPWDAPLLFHLLNEGADVLFLSIAIGVGFSIVFGIIRIIYGISLSKFLVPSLIVLILITIYSFNNDNLRLISGLAWDSGVVATGSLTVPLIVALGLGVSKASRTSDTTTGFGVVTLASLFPILSVFVVGLYFAPKLPQPMSKEKFFGNGITVEQSKLMFGEKNPETLFGISEKEQNSQLSIHNKLVKIIEGILESFSGSLQAIIPLAGCLILFLYIILRESLPFTDELYLGILFVFLGLAIFNFGIFFGLSKLGSQVGNKLPSSFRSIELTDSTREIRNFNPKIVFTATDEQGKTEDFFYLKDKKSFSQIPFRDKNYDSQSEIYSYVPIHGPLFGKEDNLLGYFVALLFAFLLGYSATLAEPALSALANSVEEVTVGTVKKMVLIQAVGIGVGLGTLLGILKIFVGIPLLYILLPSYIFLVFLTLLSKPEFIDIAWDSAGVTTGPITVPLIIVLGLGIGNQLNIVDGFGILSSAAIFPVLTVLIMGLWMERSRRQSLSNIEAEEK; this comes from the coding sequence ATGGCAAGGAACGAAAAAGAAGAATCCATTCATATAGGATTCAAAGAAACATTAGCACTCATACTCCCGTACTTTCGAAAAAAACTTTGGGAACAAACAAAGTCAGTCGTTTGGGTTGTATCCTATTTAATATTATTCCAACTCATTGTACTCAGAATCCCCATTAAAGAAGCAGGAATCATTTCTTTAGGAATATTTGCCGTCATCCTCGGGTTAACCTTTTTTATGGAAGGTTTGTATTTAGGCATCATGCCACTTGGTGAAACAATTGGATTAAGACTTCCGCAAAAAGCAAACTTGTTAACAATTATGGTTTTCTGTTTGTTTGTGGGAATCGTTGCCACACTCGCAGAACCCGCCATCTCCGTACTCAAACAAAGCGGATCGGCTGTGAATCCCTGGGATGCCCCATTGTTATTTCATCTACTCAACGAAGGTGCGGATGTGCTTTTCCTTAGCATCGCGATTGGTGTTGGTTTTTCTATCGTATTTGGGATCATTCGTATTATTTATGGAATTTCTTTATCTAAGTTTTTAGTACCAAGTTTGATCGTTCTCATTTTGATCACGATATATTCCTTTAACAACGACAACTTAAGATTAATTTCAGGACTTGCTTGGGATTCCGGTGTGGTAGCCACTGGTTCTCTCACAGTTCCACTGATTGTTGCTTTGGGTCTCGGTGTATCCAAAGCATCACGCACAAGTGATACAACAACAGGTTTTGGTGTGGTGACACTCGCCTCTCTTTTTCCTATATTAAGTGTATTTGTTGTCGGCCTTTACTTTGCGCCAAAGTTACCCCAACCCATGTCCAAAGAAAAATTTTTTGGAAACGGAATTACTGTAGAACAATCCAAACTGATGTTTGGTGAAAAAAATCCAGAAACTCTATTCGGAATCAGCGAAAAAGAACAAAATTCACAACTATCCATTCACAACAAATTAGTAAAAATCATCGAAGGAATTTTGGAAAGTTTTTCAGGCTCTCTCCAAGCCATCATTCCTTTAGCCGGATGTTTGATTCTTTTTTTATACATCATCTTACGAGAAAGTTTACCATTCACCGATGAATTGTATCTGGGAATTTTATTTGTCTTTTTAGGGCTCGCTATTTTCAATTTTGGAATCTTTTTTGGACTCAGCAAACTCGGAAGCCAAGTAGGGAACAAACTCCCCTCTTCCTTTCGTTCCATTGAACTTACCGATTCCACACGGGAAATTAGAAACTTTAATCCAAAAATCGTTTTCACTGCCACCGACGAACAAGGGAAAACAGAAGATTTCTTTTATTTAAAAGATAAAAAGTCTTTTTCTCAAATTCCTTTCCGAGATAAAAACTACGATTCCCAATCAGAAATCTACAGTTATGTGCCAATCCATGGACCACTTTTTGGAAAAGAGGACAACCTCTTAGGATATTTTGTTGCACTTCTGTTTGCTTTTTTATTGGGCTATAGCGCCACACTCGCCGAACCAGCGCTAAGTGCCCTTGCAAATAGTGTGGAGGAAGTGACTGTTGGTACGGTTAAAAAGATGGTTCTCATCCAAGCGGTGGGGATTGGAGTTGGACTTGGTACTTTACTTGGAATTTTAAAAATATTTGTGGGGATTCCTCTTTTGTACATCCTCTTACCATCTTATATATTTTTAGTATTTTTAACCTTACTCAGTAAACCAGAGTTTATCGACATTGCTTGGGATAGTGCCGGGGTAACAACAGGCCCCATTACCGTTCCCCTAATCATTGTTCTTGGGCTTGGAATCGGGAATCAGTTGAACATTGTGGATGGATTTGGAATTTTATCCTCTGCCGCAATCTTTCCGGTACTGACAGTGCTCATTATGGGATTGTGGATGGAAAGATCACGAAGACAATCATTATCAAATATTGAGGCAGAAGAAAAATGA
- the fabG gene encoding 3-oxoacyl-ACP reductase FabG → MISLSGKTAIVTGGARGIGKATCLKLASLGANIVVADMNPEATNATAEELKSKGYKAIAVVANVSVEEDAQKLIDSAKKEFGTVDILVNNAGITRDTLLMRMKKEQWDSVIAVNLTGTYLCTQAAIKVMMKQENGGSIINLSSISGENGNIGQTNYSASKAGVIGFTKAVALEMASRKVRCNAIAPGFIATEMTEAIPENIRHGMVQAIPLKRAGLPEDIANGIAFLASDASSFITGHILDINGGGFLPGGGH, encoded by the coding sequence ATGATTAGTTTATCAGGAAAAACAGCCATCGTAACAGGTGGAGCAAGAGGAATTGGAAAAGCAACTTGTTTGAAACTAGCTTCTCTTGGAGCCAATATCGTTGTAGCGGATATGAACCCAGAAGCAACGAATGCAACTGCTGAAGAATTAAAATCCAAAGGTTACAAAGCAATCGCAGTAGTAGCAAACGTTTCTGTAGAAGAAGATGCTCAAAAACTAATTGATTCAGCAAAAAAAGAATTTGGAACTGTAGACATCCTAGTGAATAACGCAGGGATCACTCGTGACACTCTCCTTATGAGAATGAAAAAAGAGCAGTGGGATTCTGTCATCGCAGTAAACCTTACAGGAACTTATCTCTGTACACAAGCTGCCATCAAAGTCATGATGAAACAAGAAAATGGTGGATCCATCATCAACCTTTCTTCTATCTCTGGTGAAAACGGAAACATTGGACAAACAAACTACTCTGCATCTAAAGCAGGTGTGATTGGTTTTACGAAAGCAGTAGCTCTTGAGATGGCTTCTAGAAAGGTTCGTTGTAACGCAATCGCTCCAGGATTTATCGCAACTGAAATGACAGAAGCAATTCCTGAAAACATCAGACACGGTATGGTGCAAGCAATTCCACTCAAACGTGCTGGTCTTCCAGAAGACATCGCAAACGGAATCGCATTCCTTGCATCTGATGCATCTTCTTTTATCACAGGACATATCCTTGATATCAATGGTGGTGGATTTTTACCAGGTGGCGGTCACTAA
- the plsX gene encoding phosphate acyltransferase PlsX, producing the protein MWVAVDAMSGDYGPEGIVEGVVLAVREFGLSVYLVGDEQELLDILLKFDYDTEKIRVIHSTEIIGMNDSPSIAVRAMEDSSVVKAVRLVADKECIGVFSPGNTGATMAAALLHLGRLPGVLRPPIAAHIPREEGPPVLLLDAGANVDCKPEYLAQFAVMGEIYSRELFGIQNPKVGILSNGEEDKKGNTVSVKTFDLLKKIPFNFVGNVEGRDLYGGGREVDVVVCDGFIGNIVLKATEGLAKSIFNVLRNSIRQSSLAQTGALLLKSTFNAVKKRLDYAEYGGALLLGVEGICMIGHGSSNALAVKNAVRVIAECAKHGINERIRTRLGEYKTILGDSA; encoded by the coding sequence ATGTGGGTCGCCGTGGACGCGATGAGCGGAGATTACGGCCCTGAAGGTATCGTCGAGGGCGTGGTGCTAGCAGTACGAGAATTCGGACTGTCTGTGTATCTCGTCGGCGACGAACAAGAGTTACTCGATATCCTGTTGAAATTTGATTATGACACTGAAAAAATCCGTGTCATTCATTCTACCGAAATCATCGGTATGAATGATTCTCCTTCGATAGCAGTCCGCGCTATGGAGGATTCTTCCGTAGTCAAAGCAGTTCGTTTAGTAGCAGATAAAGAATGTATCGGTGTGTTTTCTCCGGGAAACACAGGTGCTACTATGGCCGCCGCATTGTTACATCTCGGCCGCCTACCTGGCGTTTTGCGCCCACCCATCGCGGCTCATATTCCAAGAGAAGAAGGGCCACCTGTACTTCTGTTAGATGCCGGTGCGAACGTAGATTGTAAACCCGAATACTTAGCACAATTTGCGGTGATGGGTGAAATCTATTCCCGAGAACTTTTTGGAATCCAAAATCCAAAGGTAGGAATTCTTTCCAATGGGGAAGAAGACAAAAAAGGAAATACGGTTTCAGTAAAAACCTTTGATCTCTTAAAAAAAATCCCATTTAACTTTGTAGGAAATGTGGAAGGTCGTGATCTTTATGGTGGTGGTCGCGAAGTGGACGTGGTTGTATGTGATGGTTTTATTGGGAACATTGTTCTCAAAGCAACAGAAGGCCTTGCAAAATCTATCTTTAATGTTTTAAGAAATTCTATCAGACAATCCAGTCTTGCACAAACAGGTGCCTTACTTTTAAAATCAACATTTAACGCTGTGAAAAAACGTTTAGACTATGCGGAATATGGTGGTGCTCTTCTACTCGGTGTAGAAGGGATTTGTATGATTGGTCATGGTTCATCCAATGCATTGGCAGTTAAAAATGCAGTGCGTGTCATTGCTGAGTGCGCCAAACATGGAATCAACGAGAGGATTCGCACAAGGCTCGGTGAATACAAAACAATACTTGGTGATTCGGCTTAG
- the rpmF gene encoding 50S ribosomal protein L32 → MAVPKRRKSKSKVRTKRAHHAIGKPNLNPCSNCGSFVLSHRVCPYCGFYKGKLVVAQKVKKTTEDN, encoded by the coding sequence ATGGCAGTCCCAAAGAGACGTAAATCAAAATCGAAAGTTAGAACGAAAAGAGCCCATCATGCGATCGGCAAACCTAACTTAAACCCGTGTTCCAATTGTGGATCATTTGTTCTATCCCACCGTGTTTGCCCTTATTGCGGTTTTTATAAGGGAAAACTCGTAGTCGCTCAAAAAGTTAAAAAAACGACCGAAGATAACTAA
- the hisG gene encoding ATP phosphoribosyltransferase, which produces MLTLALPKGRLAEETAVLLLSKGWLKTLPSEGSKELTFVSEDKRLRLLFVRSQDVCTYVEEAAADAGIVGWDILREGGFDLISPVDLKLGACRLSLASFPDFDLFAKRSKVRVATKYPNLTREYFFSKGISCEIIKLYGSIELAPIVGLSDCIVDLVSTGGTLKANGLKEFESILYSTARLVCNRSAFYHKHSELRSLIESLEN; this is translated from the coding sequence ATGTTAACTTTGGCTCTTCCGAAAGGTAGGCTTGCCGAAGAAACTGCGGTTCTTTTGTTATCCAAAGGATGGTTGAAAACTCTGCCATCCGAGGGTTCGAAAGAACTCACCTTTGTCTCTGAAGACAAACGCCTTCGTCTTTTATTTGTCAGATCCCAAGATGTATGCACTTACGTGGAAGAAGCCGCTGCCGATGCAGGCATTGTGGGTTGGGATATTTTACGGGAAGGGGGATTTGACCTCATTTCCCCTGTAGATTTGAAACTAGGAGCTTGCAGGCTCTCTCTTGCTTCCTTTCCCGACTTTGACCTCTTTGCCAAACGTTCCAAAGTGCGAGTGGCGACCAAATACCCAAACCTTACCCGAGAGTATTTTTTCTCTAAAGGGATCTCCTGCGAAATTATTAAACTTTATGGTTCGATTGAACTGGCTCCCATTGTGGGCCTTTCGGACTGCATTGTGGACTTAGTTTCGACCGGTGGCACCCTAAAAGCCAATGGTTTGAAGGAATTTGAGTCCATTTTATACAGTACAGCCCGTTTGGTATGCAATCGCTCTGCTTTTTATCACAAACATAGCGAATTACGGTCTCTTATCGAGAGCCTAGAAAATTAA
- a CDS encoding 30S ribosomal protein S1, with translation MNSTNPSSPKNETTSFGELLEKWESQSQAQEQENSAGKGTLIEGTVVDVIGDTVFLDIGEKLEARVSREDFSETPKRGEKVSAIIKKRVDGYCVLSKKEADQRVGWETIKDASQNGYPLSGKIAGEVKNKGYLVESEGIQLFLPASHVGVRFKESTEGGKEFSFKIIELNEKTRTGVVSRKTLLDEINGEKWEELLGKVKVGDKVNGKVVKIANFGVFLSVYEVVGLLRQNDISYKKFAPFKQYFNIGAEVEVVVLEVDKENNKLSLGIKQLYEDPWIWAKKELEKGMVVRGIVTSLTNFGAFVELKEGLEGLIHTTELSWAKKPPHPKDVLKKGQEVDSEILDIDFEARRLSLGLKQLLPNPWEALSANVRAGNVLEGKITGITKYGAFVEVESGIEGLIHISDITWDEKEKNPLNLLKKGQSVQYKILDVNLDAQRISCGLKQLSEHPYEALRKKYPPGTLVEGRVKSIVSFGVFVEVEPGYEGLVHISEIPDGRNIKLEDLYKVGDSVRTVVVKIEPNNKKISLSIKDFDKAVEREEMAKYMKEDNQPSRESIGSFMNLNQNR, from the coding sequence TTGAATTCAACCAACCCATCCTCCCCCAAAAATGAGACCACTTCCTTCGGCGAATTATTAGAGAAGTGGGAATCGCAGTCACAAGCACAAGAACAAGAAAACTCCGCAGGAAAAGGTACCCTCATTGAAGGGACTGTAGTCGATGTCATTGGTGACACTGTTTTCCTTGATATTGGAGAAAAATTGGAAGCTCGTGTCTCACGTGAAGACTTTTCTGAAACGCCAAAACGCGGTGAAAAAGTCAGTGCGATCATTAAGAAGCGGGTCGACGGATATTGTGTCCTCTCCAAAAAAGAAGCGGACCAAAGAGTTGGTTGGGAAACCATCAAAGACGCAAGCCAAAACGGATATCCACTTTCTGGTAAAATTGCCGGTGAAGTCAAAAACAAGGGATACCTTGTAGAAAGCGAAGGAATTCAGTTGTTCCTACCTGCGTCTCACGTAGGGGTTCGTTTCAAAGAATCCACAGAAGGTGGAAAAGAGTTTTCATTCAAAATCATTGAACTCAACGAAAAAACAAGAACCGGTGTGGTTTCTCGTAAAACTCTGCTCGACGAAATCAACGGCGAGAAGTGGGAAGAACTCCTCGGCAAAGTAAAAGTTGGGGACAAAGTGAACGGTAAGGTTGTGAAAATTGCCAATTTTGGTGTTTTCCTTTCTGTTTACGAAGTGGTCGGACTTCTCCGCCAAAACGATATTTCTTATAAAAAATTTGCGCCTTTCAAACAATACTTCAACATCGGTGCCGAAGTCGAAGTGGTTGTTTTGGAAGTTGATAAAGAGAACAATAAACTTTCTCTTGGAATCAAACAACTTTACGAAGATCCATGGATTTGGGCAAAGAAAGAACTCGAAAAAGGAATGGTGGTTCGCGGAATCGTAACCTCTCTTACCAACTTCGGTGCTTTCGTTGAACTCAAAGAAGGATTGGAAGGTCTGATTCATACAACAGAACTTTCTTGGGCAAAAAAACCACCACATCCAAAAGATGTTTTGAAAAAAGGCCAAGAAGTTGACTCTGAAATTTTAGACATTGATTTCGAAGCAAGACGATTGTCTCTCGGACTCAAACAACTTCTTCCTAACCCTTGGGAAGCTCTTTCTGCTAACGTTCGTGCCGGAAACGTACTCGAAGGTAAAATCACTGGAATCACTAAATACGGTGCTTTCGTTGAAGTAGAAAGTGGAATCGAAGGACTCATTCATATCTCTGACATCACTTGGGATGAAAAAGAAAAGAACCCATTAAACCTCCTTAAAAAAGGCCAATCGGTTCAATACAAAATCCTTGATGTGAACTTAGATGCACAACGTATCAGCTGTGGTCTGAAACAACTTTCTGAACATCCATACGAAGCTCTTCGCAAAAAATACCCACCAGGTACTCTTGTAGAAGGTCGTGTGAAGTCGATTGTTAGTTTCGGTGTTTTCGTAGAAGTAGAACCAGGTTACGAAGGCCTAGTTCATATCTCTGAAATCCCAGATGGTCGCAACATTAAGTTAGAAGATCTTTACAAAGTGGGCGATTCTGTTCGCACAGTTGTTGTTAAAATTGAACCTAACAATAAGAAAATTTCTCTCTCTATCAAAGACTTTGATAAAGCAGTAGAACGTGAAGAGATGGCAAAATACATGAAGGAAGACAACCAACCTTCACGTGAATCCATCGGTTCTTTTATGAATTTAAACCAAAACCGATAG
- the cmk gene encoding (d)CMP kinase yields the protein MSLLNIENVIAIDGPAGSGKSTLARMIAHKIGYLYLDSGAYYRALTLAIWEKFLETKEDESRFPFFTEKLADATLLEKDEVEFGFSVAKIPVHCELSSTGENLMFLGERDISFEIRDPEITKKIRYIAPRRAFREILNHHIREFAKTHQLVMDGRDIGTEVFPKSKFKFFLTASVEVRAKRRYDELVRKGFKADLNHIKDEIEARDESDTTRTVAPLKQASDAILIDTSTLDTETVLNTILSKVSSSGQI from the coding sequence ATGAGTCTCTTGAATATCGAAAATGTCATTGCCATTGATGGGCCAGCCGGCTCTGGAAAAAGTACACTCGCTCGTATGATTGCCCATAAAATCGGATATCTTTATCTAGATTCAGGTGCTTACTACCGGGCGCTAACTCTTGCTATATGGGAAAAGTTTTTAGAAACTAAAGAAGATGAATCTAGGTTTCCTTTTTTCACAGAAAAATTAGCCGACGCCACTCTACTGGAAAAAGACGAAGTAGAGTTCGGATTTTCAGTGGCAAAAATTCCCGTACACTGTGAACTTTCTTCCACGGGAGAAAATTTAATGTTCCTGGGTGAAAGAGACATAAGTTTTGAAATCCGCGATCCAGAGATCACCAAAAAAATTCGTTACATCGCACCTAGACGTGCTTTTCGCGAAATCCTGAACCACCACATCCGTGAATTTGCCAAAACCCATCAATTGGTGATGGATGGCCGGGATATTGGGACAGAAGTTTTTCCCAAATCCAAATTTAAATTTTTTCTGACTGCTTCTGTGGAAGTGCGGGCCAAACGCCGATACGATGAATTAGTAAGAAAAGGCTTCAAAGCAGACCTAAACCACATTAAGGACGAGATCGAAGCACGGGACGAAAGTGATACCACTCGTACTGTGGCCCCCTTGAAACAGGCTTCCGACGCAATCCTAATTGACACGAGCACCCTCGACACAGAAACTGTCCTAAATACTATCCTGTCCAAGGTTTCATCCTCTGGGCAAATCTAG
- a CDS encoding histidine kinase dimerization/phosphoacceptor domain -containing protein gives MKLRNRNLDPERIADFECFRSGILELIVGNSPLTEVLNEIVIGIETLNPTMICTVVLVENSKIKMGAAPSLPKIYNDAIEGVTIGPEVGSCGTAAYTGKRVIVEDISKSPLWKNFKNIALSVGLFSCWSEPIRSHKKEVIGTFAIYHKEILSPSEFDIFIITETADLVSIAIEKSIVSERLTESEGRFRNFFEKNSSVMLIIEPNSGEIINANQAAVAYYGYPHEVLTKMKIDEINTLPSEQVKEERMRALSEERSYFSFPHKLANGITKQVEVYSTPIETNNRHLLFSIVHDVTERKTAEEKVKSLLSEKELILREVHHRIKNNMTILYNLLDLQAGSQTNVDVQNSLKDATSRIKTMSLLYDKLYSGKGFSESALDEYLIPLSEQVISLFPYPVKLNTEITKQQLSAEQLQAIGIITNELLTNSLKYAREPNKDLIITIKTWREGQNFQILISDNGKGFDPKMSNPENLGFGLTLVTMLLQQIQGTLSFQGNKGAEYQIKFPISKPHL, from the coding sequence GTGAAACTAAGAAATCGCAATCTAGATCCTGAACGTATTGCCGACTTCGAATGTTTCCGAAGTGGGATCCTAGAACTCATCGTAGGGAACTCTCCGCTCACCGAAGTACTGAACGAAATTGTTATCGGGATAGAAACTCTAAATCCCACGATGATCTGCACTGTTGTTCTCGTTGAAAATTCTAAAATCAAAATGGGTGCTGCCCCTTCTCTTCCTAAAATTTATAACGATGCCATTGAAGGTGTCACCATTGGACCCGAAGTTGGTTCTTGTGGTACGGCAGCTTACACTGGCAAACGAGTCATTGTTGAAGATATTAGCAAAAGCCCATTGTGGAAAAATTTTAAAAACATTGCACTCAGTGTAGGTCTTTTCTCTTGTTGGTCGGAACCAATTCGTTCCCACAAAAAAGAAGTCATTGGCACCTTCGCCATTTATCATAAAGAAATTTTAAGTCCTAGTGAGTTTGATATCTTTATCATTACGGAAACAGCCGATCTCGTGAGTATTGCCATCGAAAAATCAATTGTTTCAGAAAGGTTAACGGAAAGTGAAGGAAGGTTTCGTAATTTTTTTGAAAAGAATTCTTCTGTGATGCTTATCATTGAACCCAACTCGGGAGAAATCATCAATGCCAACCAAGCAGCTGTTGCATACTACGGTTACCCTCATGAAGTTCTGACCAAGATGAAAATTGATGAGATCAACACTTTGCCCAGTGAACAAGTAAAAGAAGAAAGGATGCGTGCTCTCTCAGAAGAAAGAAGTTACTTCTCTTTTCCGCATAAATTAGCAAATGGAATCACTAAACAAGTAGAAGTTTATTCCACTCCTATTGAAACCAATAACCGCCACCTTCTTTTTTCCATCGTCCATGATGTTACGGAAAGAAAAACTGCAGAAGAAAAAGTAAAATCCTTACTTTCTGAAAAAGAATTAATTTTAAGAGAAGTCCACCACCGAATCAAAAACAATATGACGATCCTTTACAATCTACTAGATTTACAAGCTGGATCACAAACAAACGTAGATGTACAAAACTCTCTTAAAGATGCCACTAGCCGGATCAAAACCATGTCCCTTCTCTATGATAAATTATATTCGGGAAAAGGTTTTTCTGAATCTGCTCTTGATGAATATTTAATCCCTTTATCCGAACAAGTAATCTCTTTGTTCCCTTATCCGGTAAAACTAAATACTGAAATCACCAAACAACAATTATCTGCAGAACAACTCCAGGCAATTGGAATCATTACCAATGAACTTTTAACAAACAGTTTAAAATATGCCAGAGAACCAAACAAAGATTTAATCATTACGATCAAAACATGGCGCGAAGGCCAAAACTTCCAAATTCTCATTAGTGATAACGGAAAAGGGTTTGACCCAAAAATGTCAAACCCAGAGAATCTGGGTTTTGGACTGACTTTAGTGACGATGCTCCTCCAACAAATCCAAGGAACTCTTAGCTTCCAAGGAAACAAAGGAGCCGAATACCAAATCAAATTTCCAATCAGTAAACCCCATCTTTAA